In Gossypium arboreum isolate Shixiya-1 chromosome 5, ASM2569848v2, whole genome shotgun sequence, a single genomic region encodes these proteins:
- the LOC108480272 gene encoding protein LIGHT-DEPENDENT SHORT HYPOCOTYLS 6-like: MDSASVGGAATDPNSINEGPSSAVVTALATPPTVSQQGGAGESSSSPAPPSRYESQKRRDWNTFLQYLKNHKPPLTLARCSGAHVIEFLKYLDQFGKTKVHITGCPYFGHPNPPAPCSCPLKQAWGSLDALIGRLRAAYEENGGRPESNPFAARAVRIYLREVREGQAKARGIPYEKKKRKRSTVNTTAVGVNFSVAATQSIDGGGGSGGGGDDIAGGTAANVATATTATATATTTNG, from the exons atggaTTCTGCTTCTGTAGGGGGTGCTGCAACCGATCCGAATAGCATCAACGAGGGTCCATCATCTGCTGTAGTTACAGCTCTAGCAACGCCGCCCACGGTTTCACAACAAGGTGGAGCTGGTGAGTCGTCTTCTTCCCCAGCTCCACCGAGTCGCTACGAGTCACAAAAGCGTCGAGACTGGAACACTTTCTTGCAGTACTTGAAGAACCATAAGCCCCCATTAACACTAGCTCGTTGCAGTGGTGCCCACGTCATTGAGTTCTTGAAATACCTTGACCAGTTTGGCAAAACGAAGGTTCACATAACGGGTTGTCCTTATTTCGGACATCCAAATCCACCTGCTCCTTGCTCTTGCCCACTCAAGCAAGCATGGGGTAGCCTCGACGCGCTGATCGGACGGCTTAGAGCTGCTTATGAAGAAAACGGTGGACGTCCAGAATCAAACCCTTTTGCCGCGAGGGCTGTGAGGATTTATTTGAGGGAAGTGAGAGAAGGGCAGGCTAAAGCTAGAGGGATTCCTTACGAGAAGAAGAAGCGAAAAAGGTCTACAGTCAACACTACTGCTGTTGGGGTCAACTTCTCGGTGGCAGCCACTCAATCTATTGATGGTGGTGGGGGTAGCGGCGGTGGCGGAGATGATATTGCCGGTGGAACTGCTGCTAATGTTGCTACTGCCACCACCGCTACTGCTACTGCTACCACAACTAAC GGCTAA
- the LOC108483077 gene encoding transcription initiation factor TFIID subunit 15b-like isoform X2 → MYGQDGGQVAHPYDGGGGGGNGGYVGGRGGGGGYGPSSKNRGAGGYQGGDSGRGGGRGGGGRDGDWLCPNPRKIYLFSAFDFLSRRQGTCTVCLKQLNFGLLIFQCHY, encoded by the exons ATGTACGGTCAGGACGGAGGTCAAGTTGCCCATCCTTACgacggtggtggtggtggtggaaaTGGCGGTTATGTTGGCGGCCGAGGAGGAGGTGGGGGATACGGTCCTAGTTCTAAAAATCGCG GTGCTGGAGGTTATCAAGGAGGAGACAGTGGAAGAGGTGGTGGCCGTGGTGGAGGAGGCAGAGACGGTGATTGGCTTTGCCCGAATCCCAGGAAAATTTATCTGTTCTCTGCTTTTGATTTTTTGTCAAGGAGGCAGGGTACTTGTACGGTTTGTCTTAAACAGCTAAATTTTGGTTTGTTGATATTTCAATGTCATTATTAG
- the LOC108483077 gene encoding transcription initiation factor TFIID subunit 15b-like isoform X4 → MYGQDGGQVAHPYDGGGGGGNGGYVGGRGGGGGYGPSSKNRVGAGGYQGGDSGRGGGRGGGGRDGDWLCPNPRKIYLFSAFDFLSRRQGTFVGI, encoded by the exons ATGTACGGTCAGGACGGAGGTCAAGTTGCCCATCCTTACgacggtggtggtggtggtggaaaTGGCGGTTATGTTGGCGGCCGAGGAGGAGGTGGGGGATACGGTCCTAGTTCTAAAAATCGCG TAGGTGCTGGAGGTTATCAAGGAGGAGACAGTGGAAGAGGTGGTGGCCGTGGTGGAGGAGGCAGAGACGGTGATTGGCTTTGCCCGAATCCCAGGAAAATTTATCTGTTCTCTGCTTTTGATTTTTTGTCAAGGAGGCAGGGTACTT TTGTGGGAATTTGA
- the LOC108483077 gene encoding transcription initiation factor TFIID subunit 15b-like isoform X5, producing MYGQDGGQVAHPYDGGGGGGNGGYVGGRGGGGGYGPSSKNRVGAGGYQGGDSGRGGGRGGGGRDGDWLCPNPRKIYLFSAFDFLSRRQVVGI from the exons ATGTACGGTCAGGACGGAGGTCAAGTTGCCCATCCTTACgacggtggtggtggtggtggaaaTGGCGGTTATGTTGGCGGCCGAGGAGGAGGTGGGGGATACGGTCCTAGTTCTAAAAATCGCG TAGGTGCTGGAGGTTATCAAGGAGGAGACAGTGGAAGAGGTGGTGGCCGTGGTGGAGGAGGCAGAGACGGTGATTGGCTTTGCCCGAATCCCAGGAAAATTTATCTGTTCTCTGCTTTTGATTTTTTGTCAAGGAGGCAGG TTGTGGGAATTTGA
- the LOC108483077 gene encoding transcription initiation factor TFIID subunit 15b-like isoform X1: MYGQDGGQVAHPYDGGGGGGNGGYVGGRGGGGGYGPSSKNRVGAGGYQGGDSGRGGGRGGGGRDGDWLCPNPRKIYLFSAFDFLSRRQGTCTVCLKQLNFGLLIFQCHY; the protein is encoded by the exons ATGTACGGTCAGGACGGAGGTCAAGTTGCCCATCCTTACgacggtggtggtggtggtggaaaTGGCGGTTATGTTGGCGGCCGAGGAGGAGGTGGGGGATACGGTCCTAGTTCTAAAAATCGCG TAGGTGCTGGAGGTTATCAAGGAGGAGACAGTGGAAGAGGTGGTGGCCGTGGTGGAGGAGGCAGAGACGGTGATTGGCTTTGCCCGAATCCCAGGAAAATTTATCTGTTCTCTGCTTTTGATTTTTTGTCAAGGAGGCAGGGTACTTGTACGGTTTGTCTTAAACAGCTAAATTTTGGTTTGTTGATATTTCAATGTCATTATTAG
- the LOC108483077 gene encoding uncharacterized protein LOC108483077 isoform X3, whose translation MAVMLAAEEEVGDTVLVLKIAIDPVFPVLIFNTMYTDYSVGAGGYQGGDSGRGGGRGGGGRDGDWLCPNPRKIYLFSAFDFLSRRQGTCTVCLKQLNFGLLIFQCHY comes from the exons aTGGCGGTTATGTTGGCGGCCGAGGAGGAGGTGGGGGATACGGTCCTAGTTCTAAAAATCGCG ATCGATCCGGTTTTCCCTGTTCTTATTTTCAATACAATGTACACGGATTATTCAGTAGGTGCTGGAGGTTATCAAGGAGGAGACAGTGGAAGAGGTGGTGGCCGTGGTGGAGGAGGCAGAGACGGTGATTGGCTTTGCCCGAATCCCAGGAAAATTTATCTGTTCTCTGCTTTTGATTTTTTGTCAAGGAGGCAGGGTACTTGTACGGTTTGTCTTAAACAGCTAAATTTTGGTTTGTTGATATTTCAATGTCATTATTAG